GTGGAACTGTAACCCATGCTCGCGGCCGACCACCAAATCGGGGTCGACACCCGGTCCGGGTGGCACCCCCAACCGGATTCGAACCGGCGCTACCGCCGTGAAAGGGCGGGGTCCTGGGCCGCTAGACGATGGGGGCCAGCCCGCCCGGGAGACCCGGTCGGACGCGCCCAGCATAGGGGTTGCGGGGTGGGACGTCCCAACCAAACCCCCGCTCGTGCCCCCGCCCGGCGGGGCGGGGGAAGGGAGAAGATTTCGACCAGTTGTCCGGATTGACCCCCCAGACACCCCCTGACATGACTAGCCTTCACCACGTGAGCAGCGCGTCTCGGCAGTTGCACTTCCTCGTCGTCGACGACAACGAGGACATTCGTGACGTGTTCTCCCGCCTGGTGGAGCGCGCCGGCCACGCCGCCGCGACCGCCGAGGACGGACAGGCTGCCGTCGAGCGTCTCCAGGAGGAGAGCTTCGACGTCATGCTCCTCGACCTCACCATGCCGCGCATGAACGGCGTGGAGGTCGTCCGCTGGCTCCGGGAGCACCCTGCGGTCGCCCCGACCATGAAGGTCGTGGTGATCAGCGCCTGGGCCGGCGAGCACCGAGCCACCCTGCAAGAGCTCGGTGTGGACAACGTGATGCAGAAGCCACTGCGCATCCAGCAGCTGACCGACCTCATCACCGAGACGCTACGCACGGTGGATTCCTGACCCATCCCTGAACGCTCGTCCGGGCCAGAGACTTCAGCGTGGCGGCAATCGCACGCCGGCACCCGCAGGTGTGCACCAACCCAACCCCTGGAGAACACCATGATGAAGCGCATCCGCACCCACCTCGACACCAAGCGCGCCGCCACCCAGATGCAGGCGGTCTACGTGTGGCGTCCCGCGCCCCCGCGCTGATCGACGACGTGAGGCCCCACCCCGTGGGGCCCGCACCGTGACGCACGTGGGCAGCGCCGAGTCGGCCGGTGGCCGGCTCGGCGCTGTCCTCGCCCTGCCTCGTTCCGGGCTCGCGGCGCTCGGTCCGCACGGACCGTGGGTGGCCACCACGCCCGCACTCGCCAAGCGGGTGCTGACCGAGCCGGACGCCTTCGACTTCCCCGGGGACGTGAGCCGCAGCGGGGACCTCTCCGCGAGCCGCGGCGACACCCGTTCGGGCCACCTCGGCTTCGCACCGCTGGACGCGGACGCGGTCGCGCGCGGCGCGGCGCTCTTCACCACCGAGTGGGACGCCGCCTGCGCCGACCACGAGCGCACCGCGCCCGGCTCCGCCTACGACGCGATGGTCATGCTGCGCCTGCCGGTCGCGCTCGCGACCTGCGCTGCCGTGCTGCCGGAGGCCTCCGACGCGCAGCGGCGGGTCGTGGCCGACCGGGTCCTGGCGTGGATCGACGCCCTCGGCCCGGTGATCGCGGCCCGACGCCCGCCCTCGCGCTGGAGCCGCGTACGGCGCGCCGAGGAGCGCGCCCGCCACGCGCTCGACGACACGCTGCTGGGTGTCCCCGGCCTCGTGGGGACCCCCCAGCAGGTCGCCACCATGCTGGCCGCCGGCATCCAGGTCCCGATCGCGGCCGGCGCGTGGCTGCTGGCCTGGCTCGCCGACCACCCGACCGGCCTGGTCGACCCCGTCCACGCCGCGTGGGAGACCGTGCGCCTGACGCCCCCCACCTGGGTGACCGCGCGGCAGGCGGTCCGCGACTGCGAGCTCGACGGGCAGCGCGTCCCCGCAGGCGGTCTCGTGATGGTCAGCCCGTTGCTGCTCGGCCGACGACCCGACCTGGTGCCCGGGGCGGCCGACGACCTGTCCCGCTTCGTCCCCGAGCGCTGGGACGACCCGTCGCGGCGACCCGGCGCCTGGCTCCCGTTCGGCGCCGGTCCGCACGCGTGCCCGGGCCGCAACCTGGGGCTCGCGATGCTCGTCCGGCTGGCGGGCTGGGGCGTCCGGCACGAGATCACCCTGCGCGAGCCCGTGAGAATCGACCAGAGCCGGGGCATCGCCCCGGTACCGTTCCGTATCGACGTCGCGCGGAGGGAGGTGTCGCCGTGATCGAGCACCCTGCGCTCCAGGTCGTCTCCGGCGCGCCCGTCTCCGGCGACGGCGCCGCTCTTGCGCGTCGGATCCTCGACGGGGACGGCAGCGTCGCGGAGTCCCTCGAGATGGTGGCCCGGCACCTCCTCACCGACCCCCGCGTCGAGGTCGTGGTCGGCGCTCTCACCGTCTTCGCCCCCGACGACCGATCGGGCTGGGTGCAGCTCGGGGGGCGCGCCTGGATCCGGGAGTGGGCGCGTCCGGGCTCGGGGTTCTCCGCGCTGCCGCCCCCGGACGCGGGGCCCGAGGCCGCCCTCAGCATGCCGTGGCTGTCGGGCCTCGCCCGCAAGGACACCGTCGTGATCGTGGACCGCGAGCTGCTCCCGCCCGAGGCGGACGTCGACCGTTCCGAGCTGAGCCGGTTCGGGGTGCGCAGCCTGGTCGCCTCGACCCTGCTCTCGCGCGGCGAGATGTTCGGCAGCCTGTCGGCGATCAGCCTCGAGACGGGACCCTGGCCCGAGGAGATCGTCGAGGACGTACGCCTGCTCAGCGCCGCGATCTCCTCGCGGATCACCCTCGAGCACTCCCGCCGCGCGCTGGCCGAGGCGATCGACACCGGCACCGAGGCACAGCTCGCCTACCAGCAGTTCTTCGGCGCGGTCGGCCACGAGCTCCGCACGCCGCTCGCCGCCATCGTCGGCTACACCGAGGTGCTGATGGACGACGCGGCCGAGCAGCCCCAGGACCCGGTGTCCGCGGCGCTCCTGCGCGACGGGCCCGTGATCCTGCGCGCCTGCGACCAGCTGGTCGCGGTCGTCGACAGCCTGCTCGGCGCCGGCCGCACCATCGCGGCCGACGAGCA
Above is a genomic segment from Nocardioides okcheonensis containing:
- a CDS encoding cytochrome P450 is translated as MGSAESAGGRLGAVLALPRSGLAALGPHGPWVATTPALAKRVLTEPDAFDFPGDVSRSGDLSASRGDTRSGHLGFAPLDADAVARGAALFTTEWDAACADHERTAPGSAYDAMVMLRLPVALATCAAVLPEASDAQRRVVADRVLAWIDALGPVIAARRPPSRWSRVRRAEERARHALDDTLLGVPGLVGTPQQVATMLAAGIQVPIAAGAWLLAWLADHPTGLVDPVHAAWETVRLTPPTWVTARQAVRDCELDGQRVPAGGLVMVSPLLLGRRPDLVPGAADDLSRFVPERWDDPSRRPGAWLPFGAGPHACPGRNLGLAMLVRLAGWGVRHEITLREPVRIDQSRGIAPVPFRIDVARREVSP
- a CDS encoding sensor histidine kinase gives rise to the protein MIEHPALQVVSGAPVSGDGAALARRILDGDGSVAESLEMVARHLLTDPRVEVVVGALTVFAPDDRSGWVQLGGRAWIREWARPGSGFSALPPPDAGPEAALSMPWLSGLARKDTVVIVDRELLPPEADVDRSELSRFGVRSLVASTLLSRGEMFGSLSAISLETGPWPEEIVEDVRLLSAAISSRITLEHSRRALAEAIDTGTEAQLAYQQFFGAVGHELRTPLAAIVGYTEVLMDDAAEQPQDPVSAALLRDGPVILRACDQLVAVVDSLLGAGRTIAADEQRQDVCVADAVADVLHWHRTPARNAGVALSADIDQALTAWAHEAGVRQVLTNLVGNAIAHHRPEGGTVHLTATSLLGESGRPMVRVIVRDDGPGLAPDQMLHVFEPFVRFAGPGTKGSGLGLSISRTIAERDGGAVQGESTPGVGTSFWLELPRAAAQRP
- a CDS encoding response regulator, which produces MSSASRQLHFLVVDDNEDIRDVFSRLVERAGHAAATAEDGQAAVERLQEESFDVMLLDLTMPRMNGVEVVRWLREHPAVAPTMKVVVISAWAGEHRATLQELGVDNVMQKPLRIQQLTDLITETLRTVDS